From one Tsukamurella tyrosinosolvens genomic stretch:
- a CDS encoding transglycosylase SLT domain-containing protein: MQQPQAQAQQPQAQPQVQPVAQQAAAPAATAPGGVTSIDPKTLATLIAAVRARQAEAAANGESTTPSRDTGSTTSGKGSATSPQKPEPLDVSQVSLEKYAGGPLTEQQTADVIDQALTINGIPNDPALREQWQQLYQHMAQNESGRDPNAGNDWDSNATGATQSDGLPANSSRGIWQCIPTTFAAYHMAGTSTSIYDPVSSASASINYVMQTYGVSADGGGLDAFMQRQGVGGGSYQGY, translated from the coding sequence ATGCAGCAGCCGCAAGCCCAGGCTCAGCAGCCCCAGGCCCAGCCGCAGGTACAACCGGTCGCGCAGCAAGCAGCGGCGCCGGCCGCCACCGCCCCGGGCGGAGTCACGAGCATCGATCCGAAGACGCTCGCGACGCTGATCGCCGCGGTCCGCGCGCGCCAGGCCGAGGCCGCCGCGAACGGCGAGAGTACGACCCCGAGCCGTGACACGGGGTCGACGACCTCGGGCAAGGGTTCGGCGACCTCACCGCAGAAGCCCGAGCCGCTCGATGTCTCACAGGTCTCGCTGGAGAAGTACGCCGGTGGCCCGCTGACTGAGCAGCAGACCGCAGATGTGATCGATCAGGCGCTGACCATCAACGGGATCCCGAACGATCCCGCGTTGCGGGAGCAGTGGCAGCAGCTGTACCAGCACATGGCGCAGAACGAGTCCGGCCGAGACCCCAACGCAGGCAACGACTGGGACTCCAACGCCACCGGTGCTACCCAGTCCGATGGCCTGCCCGCGAACTCGAGTCGCGGTATCTGGCAATGCATCCCGACGACCTTCGCGGCATATCACATGGCCGGAACGTCCACGAGTATCTATGACCCCGTCAGTTCGGCGAGCGCGAGCATCAACTACGTCATGCAGACCTACGGGGTGTCCGCAGACGGTGGTGGACTCGACGCATTCATGCAGCGTCAGGGCGTCGGCGGAGGCTCTTACCAGGGGTACTGA